Proteins found in one Populus alba chromosome 14, ASM523922v2, whole genome shotgun sequence genomic segment:
- the LOC118036233 gene encoding F-box protein At1g47056: MGQSASTALITSRRDSNRSSHRSKSKFTVPIIPMQVEEQTEFIFCEGPDYISDLPDECLACIFQSLNSGDRKNCSLVCRRWLRIEGQSRHRLSLNAQSDLLPLVPFLFSRFDSVTKLALKCDRRSVSIGDEALVAISSRCRNLTRLKLRSCRELTDAGVAAFAKNCKALKKLSCGSCSFGTKGMNAILDNCASLEELSVKRLRGITDGAAAEPVGPGLAAASLKTICLKELYNGQCFGPLIIGSKNLKTLKLFRCSGDWDKLLQVISDRVTGMVEIHLERLQVSDTGLAAISNCLNLEILHLVKTPECTDMGLVSIAERCRLLRKLHVDGWKTNRIGDDGLSAVAKYCPNLQELVLIGVNPTKISVELLASNCQNLERLALCGSDTVGDAELSCIAAKCVALKKLCIKSCPVSDHGMEALANGCPNLVKVKVKKCRAVTCECADWLRTKRGSLAVNLDCGEPEHQDASVSDGGLLENVVEFHSVANQMPLPSIASSSTGRSTSFMSRLGLLSGKNLVACTFRRWSGGNSSSRG, encoded by the coding sequence ATGGGCCAGTCAGCTTCGACGGCTTTAATCACAAGCCGTCGAGATTCAAATCGCAGCAGCCACCGGTCAAAATCTAAATTCACGGTCCCGATCATTCCGATGCAAGTAGAAGAACAAACTGAATTTATATTCTGCGAAGGACCTGATTACATCTCAGATCTTCCTGATGAATGCTTAGCTTGTATTTTCCAGTCACTCAATTCCGGCGACCGGAAAAACTGCTCTTTAGTCTGTCGGCGATGGTTAAGAATCGAAGGACAGAGCCGTCACCGACTCTCTCTCAACGCCCAATCAGATCTTCTCCCTTTAGTACCGTTTCTCTTTTCTCGCTTCGACTCTGTAACTAAACTTGCTCTAAAATGTGACCGCAGATCTGTTAGCATCGGCGACGAAGCGTTAGTTGCAATATCCAGTCGTTGCCGTAACCTCACGCGCCTCAAGCTCCGCTCGTGTAGAGAACTCACCGACGCAGGCGTGGCGGCTTTCGCTAAAAATTGTAAAGCATTGAAGAAGCTATCGTGTGGATCTTGCTCTTTTGGAACGAAAGGGATGAATGCCATCCTTGATAATTGCGCGTCGCTCGAGGAGCTATCGGTAAAACGGCTTCGAGGAATTACCGATGGCGCGGCGGCTGAGCCCGTAGGACCGGGTTTAGCTGCGGCTTCACTAAAAACTATTTGCTTAAAGGAACTTTATAATGGACAGTGTTTTGGCCCGCTTATAATCGGGTCAAAGAATTTAAAAACTCTGAAGCTTTTTAGATGCTCTGGCGATTGGGATAAGCTTCTTCAAGTAATTTCGGATCGGGTAACGGGTATGGTTGAGATCCATTTAGAGAGGCTCCAAGTTAGCGATACTGGCCTTGCGGCCATCTCTAATTGTTTGAATTTAGAGATTTTGCATCTAGTTAAAACCCCAGAGTGTACTGATATGGGACTTGTTTCCATCGCGGAGCGTTGTAGGTTATTAAGAAAGCTTCATGTTGATGGTTGGAAGACGAATCGGATTGGTGATGATGGGTTATCGGCAGTTGCTAAGTACTGTCCGAATTTGCAAGAGTTGGTGCTCATTGGTGTGAATCCTACAAAAATTAGTGTAGAATTGTTAGCTTCAAATTGTCAGAATCTAGAGCGGTTAGCATTATGTGGGAGTGATACTGTTGGTGATGCGGAGCTTTCTTGTATTGCAGCCAAATGTGTAGCATTGAAAAAGCTTTGTATTAAGAGTTGTCCTGTTTCAGATCATGGGATGGAAGCGCTTGCAAATGGGTGCCCGAATTTGGTTAAAGTGAAGGTGAAGAAGTGTAGAGCAGTTACTTGTGAATGTGCGGATTGGTTGAGAACGAAGAGGGGATCTTTGGCAGTGAATTTGGATTGTGGGGAACCTGAGCATCAGGATGCAAGTGTTAGTGATGGTGGGTTACTGGAAAATGTAGTTGAGTTTCATTCAGTTGCTAATCAAATGCCGCTGCCTAGTATTGCATCTAGCAGTACTGGACGATCAACTTCTTTCATGTCAAGATTAGGGCTTTTGAGTGGGAAAAATTTGGTGGCTTGCACTTTTAGAAGATGGTCAGGTGGTAATAGCAGTTCTCGAGGATAA